One window of the Arthrobacter sp. zg-Y919 genome contains the following:
- a CDS encoding histidine kinase, with protein sequence MLSPAVDIALVCAIAVLTVAAVGTLGFRLSRSQRDLGSDAERATYATLHTASLASAHLRAGLTPAGAGRASRHLRDLLGCDTLVITDASAVLAWDGTVNDSPFRRERLLAAAALVLGSGRTRVFRGAALRALGLQDTGRELLISPLPVNGQTVGTVAIFAPEVRAGLVRAVNEVAAWLATQVELAELDASRAQLMEAEVRALRAQISPHFIYNSLNAIASYINTDPSRARELVVEFADFTRYSFRRHGNFTTIAQELESVDRYLLLERARFGERLKVALQIAPEVLGTVIPFLSLQPLVENSVRHGLETKDGQGRISIAAVDAGADAVITIEDNGVGMDPDYLRSVLAGHADGDHVGLRNVDVRLRQVYGENHGLVIDTAPGAGTLITMRVPKSQPENRPTNA encoded by the coding sequence ATGCTGAGTCCCGCCGTCGACATCGCCCTGGTCTGCGCCATAGCCGTCCTGACAGTGGCAGCGGTGGGCACCCTCGGTTTCCGGCTCAGCCGCTCGCAGCGGGATCTGGGGTCCGACGCCGAGCGGGCCACCTACGCCACCCTCCACACCGCCTCGCTCGCGTCCGCACATCTGCGCGCCGGGCTGACCCCCGCCGGGGCGGGCCGGGCCAGCCGTCACCTGCGTGACTTGTTGGGCTGCGACACGCTGGTGATCACGGACGCGTCGGCCGTCCTGGCCTGGGACGGCACGGTCAATGACTCGCCCTTCCGCCGGGAGCGGCTGCTGGCCGCTGCGGCACTGGTCCTGGGTTCCGGCCGGACCCGGGTCTTCCGTGGTGCCGCGCTGCGGGCCCTCGGACTGCAGGACACCGGCCGCGAACTGTTGATCTCCCCCCTGCCGGTGAACGGCCAGACGGTGGGAACCGTCGCCATCTTCGCCCCGGAGGTCCGTGCCGGACTTGTCCGGGCGGTGAACGAGGTGGCGGCCTGGCTTGCCACGCAGGTGGAGCTGGCCGAGCTCGATGCCTCCCGGGCCCAGCTGATGGAGGCCGAAGTCCGGGCGCTCCGGGCGCAGATCAGCCCGCACTTCATCTACAACTCGCTGAACGCCATCGCTTCCTATATCAATACCGATCCTTCCCGTGCCCGGGAACTTGTGGTCGAGTTCGCCGATTTCACCCGCTATTCGTTCCGCCGGCACGGCAACTTCACCACCATCGCCCAGGAACTGGAATCGGTTGACCGGTACCTGCTGCTGGAGCGGGCGCGCTTTGGGGAACGGCTGAAGGTCGCCCTGCAGATTGCCCCCGAGGTGCTGGGCACGGTCATCCCGTTCCTGTCCCTGCAGCCGCTGGTGGAAAACTCTGTCCGCCACGGCCTGGAAACCAAAGACGGACAGGGACGGATCAGCATTGCCGCCGTCGACGCCGGCGCGGACGCGGTGATCACCATCGAAGACAACGGAGTGGGCATGGACCCCGACTACCTCCGCTCCGTCCTGGCCGGGCATGCCGACGGCGACCACGTGGGTCTTCGCAACGTGGACGTGCGGCTGCGGCAGGTATACGGCGAAAACCACGGGCTGGTCATTGACACTGCCCCCGGCGCCGGAACCCTGATCACCATGCGTGTTCCCAAGTCGCAGCCCGAGAACCGCCCCACGAACGCGTAA
- a CDS encoding DUF485 domain-containing protein yields the protein MAEEQPVSHAAHPEQVDFREVQSSPEFQELRKRQRSFIFPMAVVFLVWYFAYVLLADYAHGFMSTPVIGNINMGLILGLLQFVSTFGITMWYVSYANRKMDPIAADLRRDLEAHGVRRPEETK from the coding sequence ATGGCTGAAGAGCAGCCGGTTTCACACGCTGCGCACCCGGAACAGGTGGACTTCCGGGAAGTCCAGAGCTCGCCCGAGTTCCAGGAACTGCGCAAGCGCCAGCGCAGCTTTATTTTCCCGATGGCCGTGGTTTTCCTGGTCTGGTATTTCGCCTACGTCCTGCTGGCCGATTACGCGCACGGGTTTATGTCCACCCCAGTGATCGGGAACATCAACATGGGCCTGATCCTCGGCCTGCTGCAGTTCGTGAGCACGTTCGGTATCACCATGTGGTACGTCAGCTACGCCAACCGCAAGATGGACCCCATCGCGGCGGACCTCCGCCGTGACCTTGAGGCACACGGAGTGCGCCGCCCGGAGGAGACCAAGTGA
- a CDS encoding cation acetate symporter, protein MIIFGVFVAVTLVVVLRASRNNKTAADYYAAGRSFTGPQNGTAIAGDYLSAASFLGIVGAIAVNGYDGFLYSIGFLVAWLVALLLVAEMLRNTGKFTMADVLSFRLKQRPVRIAAAITTLAVCFFYLLAQMAGAGGLVSLLIGIDSKVGQSVVISVVGALMIIYVLVGGMKGTTWVQIIKAFLLITGAAVMTVWVLALHGFNLSELLGAAVETTGNAAILDPGLQYGKSETSKLDFVSLGLALVLGTAALPHVLMRFYTVPTAKEARRSVVWAIWLIGIFYLFTLVLGYGAAALIGSEAIASAPGGVNSAAPLLAFALGGPVLLGLISAVAFATILAVVAGLTITAAASFAHDIYANVIRKGEVDADGEVKVARTTVVVIGIISILGGIGAQGQNVAFLVALAFAVAASANLPTIIYSLYWRKFSTQGALWSMYGGLGSAILLIAFSPVVSGAETSMIAGMDFQWFPLNNPGIVSIPLAFFLGWLGTVLDKNTESAVKQAEMEVRSLTGVGAEKAVDH, encoded by the coding sequence ATGATCATCTTCGGCGTGTTCGTTGCCGTCACCCTCGTGGTGGTGCTTCGCGCGAGCCGCAACAACAAGACGGCCGCCGACTACTACGCGGCCGGCCGGTCCTTCACGGGCCCGCAGAACGGCACCGCCATTGCCGGCGACTACCTCTCGGCCGCCTCCTTCCTGGGTATTGTCGGAGCCATCGCGGTCAACGGCTACGACGGCTTCCTGTATTCGATCGGGTTCCTCGTCGCCTGGCTGGTGGCACTGCTCCTTGTCGCCGAAATGCTCCGCAACACAGGCAAGTTCACGATGGCGGATGTGCTGTCGTTCCGCCTCAAGCAGCGTCCTGTCCGCATCGCCGCAGCCATCACGACGCTCGCTGTCTGCTTCTTCTACCTGCTGGCGCAGATGGCAGGCGCCGGCGGTCTGGTGTCCCTGCTGATAGGTATTGACAGCAAGGTCGGACAGTCTGTGGTGATCAGCGTCGTCGGCGCCCTGATGATCATCTACGTACTGGTCGGAGGCATGAAGGGCACCACCTGGGTGCAGATCATCAAGGCCTTCCTGCTGATTACCGGTGCGGCCGTCATGACGGTGTGGGTCCTGGCCCTGCACGGGTTCAACCTCTCGGAGCTCCTTGGAGCGGCCGTCGAGACGACCGGCAACGCCGCCATCCTGGATCCGGGGCTGCAGTACGGCAAGTCGGAGACCTCCAAGCTGGACTTTGTCTCCCTCGGACTGGCCCTGGTGCTCGGCACCGCAGCCTTGCCGCACGTGTTGATGCGCTTCTACACCGTTCCCACGGCAAAGGAAGCCCGCCGTTCGGTCGTGTGGGCCATCTGGCTGATCGGCATCTTCTACCTGTTCACGCTGGTTCTCGGCTACGGAGCCGCGGCCCTGATCGGTTCGGAAGCCATCGCGAGCGCTCCAGGCGGAGTGAACTCGGCAGCACCGCTGCTGGCCTTCGCACTGGGTGGACCGGTGCTGCTGGGACTGATCTCCGCCGTTGCCTTCGCCACCATCCTCGCGGTGGTTGCCGGCCTGACCATCACGGCAGCAGCGTCCTTCGCCCACGACATCTACGCCAACGTCATCCGCAAGGGTGAGGTCGACGCAGACGGGGAGGTGAAGGTAGCCCGCACCACGGTGGTGGTGATCGGCATCATCTCGATCCTGGGCGGCATTGGTGCACAGGGGCAGAATGTCGCCTTCCTGGTGGCCCTCGCCTTCGCAGTGGCGGCCAGTGCCAACCTGCCCACGATCATCTACTCGCTCTACTGGAGGAAGTTCTCCACGCAGGGTGCCCTGTGGAGCATGTACGGCGGCCTCGGGTCGGCAATCCTGCTCATTGCGTTCTCGCCCGTGGTTTCAGGTGCGGAAACCTCCATGATCGCCGGTATGGACTTCCAGTGGTTCCCGCTCAACAACCCCGGAATCGTTTCCATCCCGCTGGCCTTCTTCCTGGGCTGGCTGGGCACGGTGTTGGATAAGAACACCGAATCCGCCGTCAAGCAGGCGGAAATGGAAGTCCGGTCCCTGACCGGCGTCGGCGCCGAGAAGGCCGTGGACCACTAA
- a CDS encoding Lrp/AsnC family transcriptional regulator produces MQPLDATDLRLLLALTEDSTRTAVALAAELGLSRNTVQARLAGLERKGAFLPFERRISTAALGYPLMAFVHVHVHQPSLARITADLAGLPEVTEAHGLTGDADLLLRVVAADAEDLFRINKQILAVEGVERCDTNLAMGELIPLRTAPLLHRGAAATKAGPA; encoded by the coding sequence ATGCAGCCCCTAGACGCCACCGACCTCCGGCTTCTGCTGGCCCTCACGGAGGATTCAACCCGGACGGCGGTGGCCCTGGCAGCGGAACTCGGCCTCTCGCGCAACACTGTCCAGGCCCGGCTGGCGGGCCTGGAACGCAAGGGGGCGTTCCTGCCGTTTGAACGGCGGATCAGCACTGCCGCGCTCGGCTATCCGCTGATGGCCTTTGTCCATGTGCATGTCCATCAACCCAGCCTGGCCCGGATCACGGCGGACCTGGCCGGCCTGCCGGAGGTGACGGAGGCCCACGGCCTCACCGGTGATGCCGATCTCCTGCTGCGCGTGGTGGCCGCGGACGCCGAGGACCTGTTCCGCATCAACAAACAGATCCTGGCCGTTGAGGGCGTCGAACGCTGCGACACCAACCTGGCCATGGGTGAACTCATTCCCCTGCGTACCGCTCCCCTGCTGCACCGCGGCGCTGCTGCAACAAAGGCAGGCCCCGCCTAA
- the pdhA gene encoding pyruvate dehydrogenase (acetyl-transferring) E1 component subunit alpha yields MHSPVRHPENSGSTPTDPYVQLITPDGVRTPDPLYDRWVQDIDGARLRELYIDMAVIRRIDTEATALQRQGELGLWPPLLGQEAAQIGSGRSLRTSDFVFSSYRENGVAYCRGVGMEDLMRVWRGNAAAGWDPYTVNMAPTQVIIGAQALHAAGYAMGITRDGSDDAAVSYFGDGATSQGDVNEAMVFAASFSAPVVFFCTNNQWAISEPVTLQAQVPIANRAPGFGIPSIRVDGNDVLAVMAATREALDRARSGNGPTFIEAVTYRMGPHTTADDPTRYRDDAELEQWRAKDPLSRVQALLASMGLFTDEFAAEARTRADTAAAELRAACLGMPDPVPADVFAHVYSEPHSWLDRQQEQYSRYLSAFAGEENRK; encoded by the coding sequence CTGCATTCCCCGGTGCGGCACCCGGAAAACTCCGGCAGCACACCCACCGACCCCTACGTCCAGCTGATCACTCCGGACGGTGTCCGCACCCCGGACCCCCTCTATGACCGATGGGTCCAGGACATCGACGGTGCCCGCCTGCGGGAGCTGTACATCGATATGGCCGTCATCCGCCGGATCGACACCGAAGCCACCGCCCTGCAGCGGCAGGGCGAACTGGGGTTGTGGCCGCCGCTGCTCGGCCAGGAAGCCGCACAGATCGGGTCGGGACGCTCGCTGCGAACCTCGGACTTCGTTTTCTCCAGCTACCGTGAGAACGGCGTCGCCTACTGCCGCGGGGTGGGCATGGAGGACCTGATGCGGGTCTGGCGCGGCAACGCTGCCGCAGGCTGGGACCCCTACACAGTTAACATGGCACCCACTCAGGTGATCATCGGTGCCCAGGCACTGCATGCCGCCGGCTATGCCATGGGCATCACGCGTGACGGTTCCGACGACGCCGCCGTCAGCTACTTCGGCGACGGAGCCACCAGCCAGGGGGACGTCAACGAAGCCATGGTCTTCGCCGCCAGCTTCAGCGCCCCCGTGGTCTTCTTCTGCACCAACAACCAATGGGCGATTTCCGAGCCGGTGACCCTGCAGGCCCAGGTCCCCATCGCCAACCGCGCCCCCGGTTTCGGCATCCCGTCCATCCGGGTGGACGGCAACGACGTGCTGGCCGTGATGGCCGCCACCCGGGAAGCCTTGGACCGTGCCCGCAGCGGCAACGGACCCACCTTCATTGAAGCCGTGACTTACCGGATGGGTCCGCACACCACGGCGGACGATCCCACCCGCTACCGCGACGACGCCGAACTGGAACAGTGGCGCGCCAAGGATCCGCTGTCCCGGGTCCAGGCACTGCTGGCGTCCATGGGACTTTTCACCGACGAATTCGCGGCGGAGGCCCGCACCCGTGCCGACACCGCAGCCGCCGAGCTGCGTGCGGCCTGCCTGGGCATGCCCGACCCTGTACCCGCGGACGTTTTCGCCCATGTCTATTCCGAGCCGCACTCCTGGCTGGACCGCCAGCAGGAGCAGTACTCGCGCTATCTCAGCGCTTTCGCCGGCGAGGAGAACCGTAAATGA
- a CDS encoding alpha-ketoacid dehydrogenase subunit beta, with protein sequence MTSMTFGRAITAGLRRAMEQDPKVLIMGEDVGKLGGVFRITDGLQQDFGPQRVVDTPLAESGIMGTAVGLAFRGYRPVVEIQFDGFIYPAFDQIVSQVAKMHYRTRGAVKLPLTIRVPFGGGIGSPEHHSESPEAYFTHTSGLRVISVSNPQDAYTMIQQAIASDDPVLYFEPKRRYHVKGEVDEAAAAQLPMGAARVVSEGSDVTLVAYGPLVPTARDAAVAASDEGVSIEVIDLRSLAPIDFATVEASVRKTGRLVVTHEAAQSGGLGAEIAASITERCFEYLEHAPVRVTGFDIPYPPARLESHHLPDLDRILDGVDCVLDRPSSLSGAVSGSAAG encoded by the coding sequence ATGACCAGCATGACTTTCGGCCGGGCGATCACCGCCGGCCTGCGGCGCGCAATGGAGCAGGATCCCAAGGTCCTGATTATGGGTGAGGACGTTGGCAAACTCGGCGGCGTCTTCCGGATCACCGACGGACTCCAGCAGGACTTCGGGCCGCAGCGGGTGGTGGATACCCCGCTCGCCGAGTCGGGAATCATGGGTACCGCCGTCGGCCTGGCCTTCCGCGGCTACCGGCCCGTGGTGGAGATCCAGTTCGACGGGTTCATCTACCCGGCCTTCGACCAGATTGTGTCCCAGGTGGCGAAGATGCATTACCGCACCCGTGGAGCCGTGAAGCTGCCGCTGACCATCCGTGTTCCGTTCGGCGGCGGCATCGGCTCACCGGAACATCACTCGGAATCACCCGAAGCCTATTTCACCCATACCTCCGGGCTGCGCGTGATCAGTGTGTCCAATCCCCAGGACGCGTACACGATGATCCAGCAGGCCATCGCCTCCGATGACCCGGTGCTCTACTTCGAACCGAAGCGCCGCTACCACGTGAAAGGGGAGGTGGATGAGGCCGCAGCCGCGCAGCTGCCCATGGGTGCCGCCCGCGTGGTGAGCGAAGGCAGCGACGTCACGCTGGTGGCCTACGGGCCGCTTGTTCCCACCGCCCGCGATGCCGCGGTGGCTGCCTCGGATGAGGGAGTCTCCATTGAAGTGATTGACCTGCGGTCGCTGGCGCCCATCGATTTCGCCACCGTGGAGGCATCCGTCCGGAAAACCGGCCGGCTGGTGGTCACGCATGAGGCTGCCCAGTCCGGCGGACTCGGTGCCGAGATTGCGGCCAGCATCACCGAACGCTGCTTCGAGTACCTGGAGCACGCCCCGGTGCGGGTGACGGGTTTCGATATCCCGTATCCGCCGGCCCGGCTCGAATCCCATCATCTTCCGGACCTCGACCGGATCCTCGACGGAGTGGACTGCGTCCTGGACCGGCCCAGCTCCCTGTCCGGTGCGGTCTCCGGATCGGCGGCGGGCTGA